From Haloarcula rubripromontorii, the proteins below share one genomic window:
- a CDS encoding acylneuraminate cytidylyltransferase family protein codes for MTCDVFAVIPARGGSKRIPKKNIREVAGKPLIAHTVEQANEATTIDRVIVSTDDEEIASVAREYGGEVPFIRPARLATDETPGPPVIQHALDWIEKQHELPTVIVKLQVTSPLRRVDDIDQAVRKLQNDETAKSVISVTEFEQPPFWAVAPDDDGYLHTYFDRDVLWTDDIPRSQDLPALHCPNGAIFAARRKAFIKHESFYTDATVPFEMPRDRSIDIDEPIDLEIVRTLAEK; via the coding sequence ATGACGTGTGACGTATTCGCCGTAATTCCGGCGCGCGGAGGGTCAAAGCGGATACCGAAAAAGAATATCAGGGAAGTAGCTGGAAAGCCCCTCATCGCCCACACGGTGGAGCAGGCGAACGAAGCGACAACAATAGATAGAGTGATTGTCTCGACTGACGACGAGGAAATAGCCTCAGTAGCACGCGAGTACGGCGGGGAAGTCCCTTTTATAAGACCGGCCAGACTAGCAACGGATGAGACACCGGGGCCACCGGTCATCCAACACGCGCTCGACTGGATTGAAAAACAACACGAACTGCCGACCGTGATTGTAAAGTTGCAAGTTACTTCTCCACTCCGTCGAGTAGATGACATCGACCAGGCAGTACGGAAACTGCAGAACGACGAGACTGCGAAATCGGTCATCTCCGTGACTGAGTTTGAGCAACCACCATTCTGGGCAGTAGCACCCGACGATGACGGGTACCTACATACGTACTTCGATAGGGACGTCCTTTGGACTGACGACATTCCGCGTAGCCAAGACCTTCCAGCTTTGCATTGCCCGAACGGAGCCATCTTTGCCGCACGGAGGAAGGCTTTTATTAAACACGAATCATTCTATACCGACGCTACGGTTCCATTCGAAATGCCAAGAGACCGGTCAATTGATATTGACGAACCGATAGACCTAGAGATAGTCAGGACTCTTGCAGAGAAATGA
- a CDS encoding DegT/DnrJ/EryC1/StrS family aminotransferase gives MIPLAEPTFGDAERSRVVDALERGWISPKGEYVTEFEDVFGAWIGTEHAFATSTGTAALHLSLLAAGIGEGDEVIVPDLTWIACANVVSYVGATPVFADVDPDTYTLDPASVRERLTEDTKAVMPVHLYGQPCEMTPIQRLADKHDLLVLEDAAEAHGATYRGRRVGSLGDVGCFSFYGNKILTTGQGGMITTDDDELAERIRLLRRDGMSRDRKYYHSVIGYNYRLTNIQAAIGVGQVERADAILENKRRVAETYRRELTTQDVRFQATPGWGESAHWMVAPVFRTTGQFERVRNALADADVETRPFFYPLHEQPPYAGSGSDCPVTERLHERGLNLPSAPNLNHQIIMEICDVIRNAL, from the coding sequence ATGATTCCGCTTGCGGAACCGACATTTGGAGACGCCGAACGTTCTCGGGTGGTTGACGCACTTGAACGTGGATGGATTTCCCCAAAGGGCGAGTACGTCACGGAGTTCGAAGATGTGTTCGGGGCTTGGATCGGAACCGAACACGCTTTCGCTACCTCGACCGGGACCGCTGCACTCCACCTTTCACTTTTGGCTGCCGGGATCGGCGAGGGAGATGAGGTAATCGTCCCGGACCTGACGTGGATCGCCTGTGCAAACGTCGTGTCCTACGTCGGTGCAACGCCGGTGTTCGCCGACGTTGATCCGGATACATACACACTCGACCCCGCTAGCGTCCGTGAGCGTCTCACCGAAGACACCAAGGCGGTGATGCCGGTCCATCTCTACGGACAGCCCTGCGAGATGACGCCGATTCAACGGCTCGCCGACAAGCATGATCTCTTGGTCCTCGAGGACGCTGCCGAGGCACACGGAGCGACGTATCGTGGTCGACGTGTGGGGAGCCTCGGCGACGTCGGCTGTTTCAGCTTTTACGGGAACAAGATCCTCACCACCGGTCAGGGTGGGATGATAACGACGGACGACGACGAACTTGCAGAGCGAATACGGCTGCTCCGGCGGGACGGTATGTCGAGAGACAGAAAGTACTACCACTCAGTGATCGGGTACAATTATCGACTGACGAATATACAGGCCGCAATCGGCGTTGGGCAGGTTGAGCGTGCCGACGCGATCCTTGAAAACAAACGCCGCGTCGCTGAGACATATCGCCGCGAGTTGACGACGCAGGACGTTCGCTTCCAAGCGACACCCGGTTGGGGGGAGTCAGCCCACTGGATGGTCGCCCCGGTGTTTCGAACGACCGGACAGTTCGAGCGGGTTCGGAACGCACTCGCTGATGCCGACGTAGAGACGCGGCCATTTTTCTACCCACTCCACGAGCAACCGCCCTACGCCGGGAGTGGAAGCGATTGTCCTGTGACGGAACGACTCCATGAGCGTGGTCTGAATCTGCCGTCCGCTCCGAATCTTAATCACCAGATTATAATGGAGATATGTGACGTTATCCGCAATGCCCTCTAA
- a CDS encoding GDP-mannose 4,6-dehydratase, translating into MVTELQNERVLVTGGAGFIGSALVRRLLENDNHVTVLDNFVTGSLDNLQDIVNRIEGERADLADHIDLVSGDILRSDLADLLESKEIDYVFHLAAEPYIPSCYDRPTDFFSVNANGTLKLLLACRDADVERILIYSSSEVYGTAQEVPMSESHRTYPQSTYAVSKLAADRLCFTLFHEQDVPVVILRQFNCYGPRETHPYIVPELIAQLSTDNQLSLGNIEASRDLTYVEDAVRGASKLINCPDAEGEVVNLGYGKDYTVEELAHIIAEEMGYAEVSIEVEQSRFRPLDVQQLHCDYSKASDLIDYEPQVDIREGIRRTIDWYQQNGEWVWERSLKDQLWTEE; encoded by the coding sequence ATGGTTACCGAACTCCAAAATGAGCGGGTGCTGGTTACTGGGGGCGCCGGCTTCATTGGTTCCGCTCTCGTCAGGCGACTGCTCGAGAACGATAACCACGTCACTGTCTTGGACAACTTCGTAACGGGTTCCCTCGATAACTTACAGGATATCGTCAATCGAATCGAAGGGGAACGGGCCGACCTGGCAGACCACATCGACCTCGTTAGTGGTGATATCCTGCGGTCGGACCTGGCAGATCTGCTGGAGTCGAAGGAAATCGACTACGTGTTCCACCTCGCTGCAGAACCATACATCCCGAGTTGTTACGATCGACCCACGGATTTCTTCTCGGTCAACGCAAACGGGACACTCAAACTGCTCCTCGCGTGCCGGGACGCTGACGTGGAGCGCATCCTTATATACTCGTCGTCGGAAGTGTACGGGACCGCCCAAGAGGTCCCGATGAGCGAGTCCCATCGTACGTATCCGCAGTCGACGTACGCGGTCAGTAAACTCGCAGCCGATCGCCTCTGTTTCACGCTCTTCCACGAACAGGATGTCCCGGTCGTCATCCTCCGTCAGTTTAACTGCTACGGGCCGCGAGAGACCCACCCCTACATCGTCCCCGAATTGATCGCACAGCTATCGACGGATAATCAGCTGTCGCTGGGGAATATTGAGGCGAGTCGCGACCTCACGTACGTCGAAGACGCGGTCCGCGGCGCCTCGAAGCTTATTAATTGTCCCGACGCGGAAGGCGAAGTTGTGAATCTCGGCTACGGTAAGGACTACACCGTTGAGGAGCTTGCGCACATAATCGCCGAAGAGATGGGGTACGCCGAAGTGAGCATCGAGGTCGAACAGTCCCGGTTCCGACCGCTGGACGTACAGCAGCTACACTGTGATTATTCAAAGGCATCGGACCTGATCGACTACGAACCTCAGGTCGACATTCGTGAAGGGATACGGCGAACTATCGATTGGTACCAGCAAAACGGCGAATGGGTGTGGGAGCGGTCCCTGAAAGACCAGCTCTGGACTGAAGAATAA
- a CDS encoding helix-turn-helix domain-containing protein — protein MRNTGDQRSAAEADQPVDGAGYGPASPSEATGTSQEKSLGVDLCLSHPELILTDTIESSPDVTVRPEQMVDDGTSSLLVIEAAGETLDQFETALERDSTVCDHLVLDWTETSRVYRVEVADSAVRITPSLVRAGGRALDIKGTSGQWLVHAQFRSRAALSQFRAECSDRNITFRLDRLYWTSGEVNAGACGLTADQQVALETAHREGYFDVPRGISQAELADKLGISPSAMSQRIRRGMDQVVGSELGLSDE, from the coding sequence ATGCGCAACACCGGCGACCAGAGATCAGCAGCCGAGGCGGACCAGCCAGTCGATGGCGCTGGGTACGGGCCGGCGAGCCCATCGGAGGCGACTGGGACATCACAGGAGAAGAGCCTCGGTGTCGATCTGTGTCTGAGCCATCCAGAACTGATACTGACGGATACAATCGAAAGTAGTCCAGACGTGACAGTCCGTCCGGAGCAGATGGTCGACGACGGCACGTCGAGTTTGCTGGTGATAGAGGCCGCGGGAGAAACCCTAGACCAGTTCGAAACAGCACTGGAGAGGGATAGCACAGTGTGTGATCATCTCGTGTTAGATTGGACGGAGACAAGCCGCGTCTATCGTGTCGAGGTGGCCGACAGCGCCGTCCGGATCACGCCCTCGCTCGTCCGTGCCGGTGGTCGGGCGCTTGACATCAAAGGGACAAGTGGACAGTGGCTGGTACACGCCCAGTTTCGGTCGCGGGCGGCACTGTCGCAGTTCCGAGCCGAATGCTCTGATCGGAATATCACGTTTCGACTTGATCGACTGTACTGGACCTCCGGAGAAGTCAACGCCGGTGCGTGCGGGCTCACCGCAGACCAGCAAGTCGCACTCGAGACGGCACACAGAGAGGGGTACTTCGACGTTCCCCGTGGCATCTCACAGGCAGAGTTGGCGGACAAACTCGGCATTTCACCGTCGGCGATGTCACAGCGGATTCGGCGTGGGATGGACCAGGTTGTCGGGTCGGAGCTCGGACTCTCTGATGAGTAG
- a CDS encoding helix-turn-helix transcriptional regulator produces the protein MRHRIVSGMCALFLLLAVASVSVGVAAAADAGQYADYTATGNETAPAIQSVGPTQAVADGPNGTAFVWERIDGARPGGYQIAVALSSPQENLSVCARANGSLNCTSVGPNGTATLTTPGITGLDELSVSLYNTRTDTAIDRQPVSLQPIQRAGDIDDDGLNNSHEVVQGTNLTDADTDGDGLLDGTEVHQHGTAPTDADTDEDGVTDRTEIQQGTDPRQDDTDGDGLSDERELSLGTNPTVADTDGDGLSDQREASGKTDPTDADTDNDGVVDGRELTVGTNPVQADTDADGVADGRELALGMDPTVADTDGDGVADGTELESGTEPTESDTDSDGLDDGRELAAGTSPTTVDTDGDGLSDGREVSELGTDPLASDSDGDFLTDPQEVTWGTNPNSVLTPAWVTSSLLGFLIGIGLTVAAIRRGWVIRLSTAARLFIYRYLELDREILEINREIDATDRVVEADSADIDVDTAAEAFEQADRELTPDAHLVKLMLQAENGRLHQTDIVEATDWSKAKVSRLLSRMVDEDEVVKIRLGRENLICLERAKPPAANSPHAGDIKPPTPGG, from the coding sequence ATGAGACACCGGATCGTGAGCGGGATGTGCGCTTTATTCCTCCTCTTGGCAGTCGCGTCTGTCTCCGTGGGTGTCGCTGCTGCAGCGGACGCCGGGCAGTATGCTGACTACACAGCGACGGGCAACGAAACAGCGCCAGCGATACAGTCGGTTGGTCCCACACAGGCTGTTGCAGACGGGCCGAACGGAACGGCGTTCGTCTGGGAACGGATAGACGGCGCGCGGCCCGGCGGGTATCAGATCGCAGTGGCTCTTAGCTCGCCACAGGAGAACCTCTCGGTCTGTGCGCGCGCAAACGGGTCACTGAACTGTACGTCGGTCGGCCCGAACGGAACTGCGACGCTCACGACTCCCGGGATAACGGGACTCGATGAGCTCTCAGTCTCTCTCTACAACACGCGCACCGACACCGCGATAGATCGGCAGCCGGTGTCTCTGCAGCCGATTCAGCGTGCCGGTGATATTGACGACGACGGGCTCAACAACAGCCACGAAGTGGTCCAGGGGACGAACCTCACTGACGCCGACACTGACGGCGACGGGCTGCTGGACGGGACAGAGGTCCACCAGCACGGGACGGCCCCCACGGACGCAGACACTGATGAAGACGGTGTCACCGACAGGACTGAGATCCAACAGGGCACCGATCCGAGACAGGACGATACCGATGGCGACGGCCTATCAGACGAACGTGAGCTGTCGCTCGGGACGAATCCGACCGTCGCGGATACTGACGGCGATGGGCTGTCCGACCAGCGAGAGGCGTCAGGCAAGACCGACCCAACCGACGCGGACACGGACAACGACGGCGTCGTCGACGGCCGAGAGCTGACGGTCGGCACGAACCCGGTACAGGCCGACACCGACGCTGATGGGGTCGCTGATGGCAGGGAGCTAGCTCTGGGCATGGACCCAACAGTCGCAGACACTGACGGTGATGGGGTGGCAGATGGGACAGAACTCGAATCGGGGACCGAACCCACCGAGAGTGATACAGATAGTGACGGCCTCGACGACGGAAGAGAACTGGCAGCCGGCACGTCCCCGACCACCGTCGATACGGATGGCGATGGCCTCAGCGACGGGCGCGAGGTTTCCGAACTTGGAACGGACCCACTCGCGTCCGATTCGGACGGTGACTTCCTGACTGACCCACAGGAAGTCACCTGGGGGACGAACCCGAACAGCGTTCTGACGCCAGCCTGGGTGACGAGTTCGCTACTGGGGTTCCTGATAGGGATTGGGCTGACAGTCGCAGCAATCAGGCGCGGCTGGGTTATACGGCTCTCAACGGCGGCCAGACTGTTCATCTATCGCTACCTCGAACTGGATCGGGAGATACTCGAAATTAACCGTGAAATCGACGCCACAGACAGGGTAGTCGAAGCTGACAGCGCAGATATCGACGTGGACACTGCAGCAGAGGCCTTCGAGCAAGCTGACCGGGAACTCACCCCCGACGCGCACCTCGTGAAGCTGATGCTGCAAGCCGAGAACGGTCGTCTGCACCAGACCGACATCGTTGAGGCGACGGACTGGTCGAAAGCGAAGGTTAGCCGCCTCCTTTCGCGGATGGTGGACGAAGACGAGGTCGTAAAGATACGTCTCGGCAGGGAGAACCTCATCTGTCTGGAGCGGGCAAAGCCCCCAGCGGCGA